One stretch of Niallia sp. XMNu-256 DNA includes these proteins:
- a CDS encoding MgtC/SapB family protein, which produces MVIDTVLLIKLGIAALLGLLLGIEREVKHKPVGMKTSVVISVAACLLTVVSIESSYRYAEEYIRPMDPLRLAAQIVSGIGFLGAGVILRRSNEVISGLTTAAIIWAAAGIGIAVGAGFYIEAVVGVVLVLIAVQVIPWLMEWILPRKMQQQQIRLKIRLRHDADLTKLLKELKALKVTTKHVRVKDSENESKNMVLEAMIDKRRYITDVYEDVKKIDGVISAEVEGK; this is translated from the coding sequence ATGGTGATAGACACAGTTTTATTAATAAAATTAGGGATTGCAGCATTGCTTGGGTTGTTGTTAGGGATTGAACGGGAAGTTAAACATAAACCAGTCGGCATGAAGACATCTGTCGTTATCAGTGTTGCCGCCTGTTTATTAACGGTTGTATCGATTGAATCCAGTTACCGATATGCGGAAGAGTATATTCGGCCGATGGACCCGCTAAGACTTGCGGCTCAAATCGTGTCAGGAATCGGTTTCTTAGGGGCGGGGGTTATTCTTAGAAGGTCCAATGAAGTGATTTCAGGGCTTACAACGGCTGCCATTATTTGGGCTGCGGCAGGAATAGGGATTGCGGTTGGAGCTGGTTTTTACATAGAAGCTGTAGTAGGAGTAGTTTTAGTGCTTATTGCCGTCCAAGTAATCCCGTGGTTGATGGAGTGGATTCTTCCAAGGAAAATGCAACAACAACAAATTCGACTCAAAATTCGTTTACGCCATGATGCTGATTTAACAAAGTTATTAAAAGAATTAAAAGCACTTAAAGTTACAACGAAACATGTTCGTGTGAAAGATTCTGAGAACGAGTCGAAAAATATGGTTTTAGAAGCCATGATTGATAAAAGGCGATACATTACAGATGTCTATGAAGATGTTAAGAAAATTGACGGTGTTATATCGGCAGAGGTCGAAGGGAAATAA
- a CDS encoding YsnF/AvaK domain-containing protein: MNESKKIIGVFQNQAELLSKIEELTLKGYSQDDIYVITKDDEAPSILRGRVDVEVQSANRSWSDRFISFLTGEDPVREKFRMIGFTDVESERYYNEIENGGYLLYVDQEYNDLNTDLTATDLTGTNLTEEEKLRLHEERLNVNKERVKTGEMRVDKEVVEENQVLEVPVEREEVYVERRPVEDNNNIHLEDDVFDKTARPFKDGETIRVPITEERVEVTKKPVVSEEVVIGKRKTQDTETVRETVLREKANIHEENETLKEQDRELEAAFYEELNRKDDKKRGC; the protein is encoded by the coding sequence ATGAATGAGAGTAAAAAGATTATTGGTGTTTTTCAAAATCAAGCAGAATTGTTGTCAAAAATTGAGGAGTTAACATTAAAAGGCTACTCCCAAGATGATATTTATGTCATTACAAAGGATGACGAAGCCCCTTCCATCCTGCGTGGTCGTGTAGATGTGGAAGTACAGTCGGCAAATCGCTCATGGAGTGATCGGTTTATATCATTCCTAACAGGTGAAGATCCTGTACGCGAAAAATTCCGTATGATAGGGTTTACGGATGTAGAATCTGAAAGATATTATAATGAAATAGAAAATGGCGGCTATCTTTTATACGTCGATCAAGAATACAATGACCTAAATACAGATCTGACAGCAACTGATCTGACAGGAACCAATCTAACAGAGGAAGAAAAATTACGCCTTCATGAAGAGCGTCTGAATGTAAATAAAGAGCGTGTCAAGACGGGTGAAATGCGCGTAGATAAAGAAGTTGTAGAAGAAAACCAAGTATTGGAAGTTCCTGTTGAGCGTGAGGAAGTATATGTTGAACGCCGACCTGTGGAGGACAACAACAATATACATCTAGAAGACGACGTATTCGATAAAACTGCCCGTCCGTTCAAAGATGGTGAAACGATTCGTGTTCCGATTACAGAAGAGCGAGTGGAAGTAACGAAAAAACCAGTTGTCTCTGAAGAAGTCGTCATTGGCAAACGAAAAACTCAGGACACTGAAACAGTCCGGGAAACCGTACTTCGTGAAAAAGCGAATATTCATGAAGAGAATGAAACTTTAAAAGAGCAGGATCGTGAACTGGAAGCAGCATTTTATGAGGAGCTCAATCGTAAAGACGACAAAAAGAGAGGGTGTTAA
- a CDS encoding DUF1540 domain-containing protein has protein sequence MRLEVKCNVENCKYWEKGDQCVADSIYVVGLNGREEAASVDETACKTFEEC, from the coding sequence ATGAGATTAGAGGTAAAATGCAATGTTGAGAATTGTAAGTATTGGGAAAAAGGTGACCAGTGCGTTGCTGATTCGATCTATGTGGTTGGTTTAAATGGTAGGGAAGAGGCTGCTAGTGTCGACGAAACGGCTTGCAAAACTTTTGAAGAGTGTTAA